The following proteins come from a genomic window of Polyangiaceae bacterium:
- a CDS encoding IS66 family transposase, whose protein sequence is MSKRACDRCASTKRVLRTARAKIAVLERTVVELQAECAELHEQLAEALKEAELQRADLLRYEKAYESARPNHPERVPREQLQLAFDEMVAMLADDTPPANDTEPASPAPARGDDAGPPKKKRHAHGRRPLEQCNLVTEEVELIPDEVRAAGGKGFKKVGEECSSRIAFQPARYVRLLIRRLKFLPIDEGGLQSPGLDPAAPEATRVLVAPLPGSVWPNVMADPSAIAHVILSKYDDILPLHRQERISARDGFVLPRSTQCGWLRQAHEVTYRITDAMFLDAKQNAFCIATDATGAPIRAPDKCQSWDTFVFLADRDHVVFRHVLQHATSESIAKLLQGFRGHLLADAAPIYDALFADGSIVEHACWFHCRRYFYRALETDKDRAMGPLSLIARLFKIDDECKLAPLADRTELRAKRAAPVLAMLDKWVEIHRDQVDPRGPLAAAIGYYENQRDALRRFLADARIAIHNNLAEQQLRNLGLGRHNWTFFANENGLRWYTTFRSLIASCYLHQLNPREYLEEILRLAPHWSARRVLELAPKYWAATRKKLDESQRKILLPPWDISRDLPQPLAAAS, encoded by the coding sequence GTGAGCAAGCGGGCATGCGATCGTTGCGCGTCCACGAAGCGTGTACTGCGCACCGCGCGCGCGAAGATCGCTGTCCTCGAGCGCACCGTCGTTGAGCTGCAAGCGGAGTGCGCCGAGTTGCACGAGCAACTGGCCGAAGCTCTGAAAGAAGCCGAGTTGCAGCGAGCAGATCTGCTCCGCTACGAGAAAGCATACGAGTCGGCTCGGCCCAACCATCCAGAACGCGTACCCCGAGAGCAGCTCCAGCTCGCGTTCGATGAAATGGTCGCGATGCTCGCTGACGACACGCCGCCCGCCAACGATACCGAGCCGGCGTCTCCGGCACCCGCGCGCGGAGACGACGCGGGACCGCCCAAGAAGAAGCGCCATGCGCACGGCCGGCGCCCCCTCGAGCAGTGCAATCTCGTCACCGAAGAAGTCGAGCTCATTCCCGACGAGGTCCGCGCCGCCGGGGGCAAAGGTTTCAAAAAGGTCGGGGAGGAGTGCTCCAGCCGCATCGCTTTTCAACCCGCGCGCTATGTGCGCCTGCTCATTCGGCGCCTGAAATTCCTCCCCATCGATGAAGGGGGCTTGCAGTCTCCCGGTTTGGACCCGGCTGCGCCCGAGGCGACCCGCGTTCTGGTCGCGCCGCTGCCCGGCAGTGTGTGGCCCAACGTGATGGCGGATCCGAGCGCCATCGCACACGTGATCCTTTCGAAGTACGACGACATCCTGCCGCTTCATCGCCAAGAGCGCATCAGCGCACGCGACGGGTTCGTGCTGCCTCGTTCCACCCAGTGCGGCTGGCTACGCCAGGCCCACGAGGTGACCTACAGAATTACGGATGCGATGTTCCTGGACGCAAAGCAAAACGCCTTCTGCATTGCCACTGATGCGACAGGGGCCCCGATCCGCGCGCCGGACAAATGCCAGTCGTGGGATACCTTCGTGTTTCTCGCCGACCGAGACCACGTCGTATTCCGCCACGTTCTACAACATGCCACCAGCGAGAGCATCGCGAAGTTGCTCCAGGGATTTCGCGGCCACCTCCTCGCCGACGCGGCTCCCATCTACGATGCCCTGTTCGCCGACGGCTCCATCGTCGAGCACGCTTGTTGGTTTCATTGCCGCCGCTACTTCTACCGAGCTCTCGAAACCGACAAGGACAGAGCGATGGGGCCGCTGTCCCTGATCGCCAGGCTGTTCAAGATCGATGATGAGTGCAAGCTCGCCCCGCTCGCAGACCGCACCGAGCTTCGAGCCAAACGTGCTGCACCTGTCCTCGCCATGCTCGACAAGTGGGTCGAAATTCACCGAGACCAAGTGGATCCGCGCGGGCCGCTGGCGGCGGCGATCGGCTACTACGAAAACCAACGGGACGCGCTCCGGCGCTTCCTGGCCGACGCGCGCATCGCCATTCACAACAACCTCGCGGAACAACAGCTCAGAAATCTCGGCTTGGGGCGCCACAACTGGACCTTCTTCGCCAACGAAAATGGTCTGCGCTGGTACACGACCTTTCGCTCGCTAATCGCTTCCTGCTACCTGCACCAGCTCAATCCCCGAGAGTATCTGGAAGAAATCCTGCGACTCGCGCCCCACTGGTCAGCACGTCGCGTCCTCGAGCTGGCTCCCAAGTACTGGGCAGCCACCCGCAAGAAGCTCGACGAATCCCAGCGCAAAATCCTGCTCCCCCCTTGGGACATCTCGCGCGACCTGCCCCAGCCGCTCGCTGCTGCCAGTTGA
- a CDS encoding IS66 family transposase, translating to MENQLRDRDADVRVRDERIAQLEQQVALLKKQVAELLAKLGQNSSNSHKPPSTDTPDERRKRRNKDKAKRKERKRGAQKGHAGAHRELVPADKVNKFVDLFPSECENCWSALPEVPDRSAKRYQQTEIPPIEPYTTEWRRHEVTCPCCGYRTRAAFDGDVIPTSAFGPRVMAMMALLTGFYHLSRRKAADLLSDIVGVRVSLGALSAVEERVSDAVQPAVDEAWQLVEHADIKHTDGTSWSQAGATMALWVIASATVTVFKIVANSAKVTLQPLYGALHGILVSDRAKALGFWAMERRQICWAHLLRKFVSFSERDGPTGKFGKELLDYTGLVFDYWREFKAGKLDRDKFMVRMLPVRKQMEALIERAAGSKVAGLSGSCADILAHKAALWTFVETEGVEPTNNHGEREIRAFVLWRKRSFGTQSERGNVFAENLMTVAHTARKQNRNVLEFLTACCEAQRDKKAVPSLFRAATA from the coding sequence CTGGAAAACCAGCTTCGCGACAGAGATGCCGATGTCCGAGTCAGGGACGAGCGCATCGCTCAGCTTGAGCAACAGGTCGCGCTGCTGAAGAAGCAGGTTGCAGAGTTGCTCGCGAAACTCGGGCAGAATTCGAGCAACTCGCACAAGCCACCGTCCACCGATACACCCGATGAGCGGCGAAAGCGCCGCAACAAGGACAAGGCGAAGCGCAAAGAGCGCAAGCGCGGTGCCCAGAAGGGCCACGCTGGTGCGCACCGCGAGCTGGTGCCTGCGGACAAGGTCAACAAGTTCGTCGACCTGTTTCCGTCGGAATGCGAGAATTGCTGGAGCGCGCTACCGGAAGTCCCCGACCGGTCGGCGAAGCGCTATCAGCAGACCGAAATCCCGCCAATCGAGCCGTACACAACGGAGTGGCGCCGGCACGAGGTGACCTGCCCGTGTTGTGGCTACCGGACGCGCGCCGCGTTCGACGGGGACGTGATCCCGACGTCGGCGTTCGGTCCCCGGGTGATGGCGATGATGGCGCTACTGACGGGCTTCTACCACTTGAGCCGGCGCAAGGCGGCGGACTTGCTCTCGGACATTGTCGGCGTCCGGGTCTCGCTCGGGGCGTTGAGCGCTGTCGAGGAGCGTGTGAGCGACGCGGTCCAGCCGGCTGTGGACGAGGCGTGGCAGCTGGTCGAGCACGCCGACATCAAGCACACCGACGGTACGAGCTGGTCGCAGGCCGGGGCCACCATGGCGCTATGGGTGATCGCCTCGGCAACGGTCACGGTGTTCAAGATCGTGGCCAACAGCGCCAAGGTGACGCTCCAGCCGCTGTATGGCGCGCTACACGGGATCCTGGTCAGCGACCGCGCGAAGGCGCTCGGGTTCTGGGCGATGGAGCGGCGGCAGATTTGCTGGGCACATCTACTCCGCAAATTCGTGTCGTTCTCCGAGCGCGACGGACCTACAGGCAAGTTCGGCAAGGAGCTGCTGGACTACACGGGGCTCGTCTTCGACTACTGGCGTGAATTCAAGGCGGGCAAGCTCGACCGCGACAAGTTCATGGTGCGCATGCTTCCCGTCCGCAAGCAGATGGAGGCACTGATCGAGCGCGCGGCGGGCTCGAAAGTCGCGGGCTTGTCGGGCTCGTGCGCCGACATCTTGGCGCACAAGGCCGCGCTCTGGACCTTCGTCGAGACCGAGGGCGTCGAGCCCACGAATAACCATGGCGAGCGCGAGATCCGTGCCTTCGTTCTGTGGCGGAAGCGATCGTTCGGGACCCAGAGCGAGCGCGGCAACGTCTTCGCCGAAAACCTGATGACCGTCGCCCACACCGCCCGCAAACAGAACAGGAACGTGCTCGAGTTCCTCACCGCGTGCTGTGAGGCGCAGCGCGACAAGAAGGCCGTACCGTCCCTGTTCCGCGCTGCGACCGCGTGA
- the tnpB gene encoding IS66 family insertion sequence element accessory protein TnpB, whose product MRRLPATVYVAMKPVNLHLSFDRLAGIVRSELRGDPRGEAAFVFHNRRGTHLKILWFDGSGYCIFYKRLDRGMYRIPLAIPAGATRVSVSSRELELLLEGIDRRTLRAARRSVRSSRIRSVGRSSKK is encoded by the coding sequence ATGAGGCGGCTGCCGGCGACGGTGTACGTCGCGATGAAGCCGGTGAATCTGCACCTGTCGTTCGACCGCCTGGCGGGGATCGTTCGGTCCGAGCTACGCGGCGATCCCCGCGGTGAAGCGGCATTCGTCTTCCATAACCGCCGCGGGACGCACCTGAAGATCCTGTGGTTCGACGGCTCGGGCTACTGCATCTTCTACAAGCGATTGGACCGGGGCATGTATCGCATTCCCTTGGCCATCCCCGCCGGTGCAACGCGCGTGTCGGTCAGCAGCCGTGAGCTCGAGTTGCTGTTGGAAGGCATCGATCGGCGCACACTGCGAGCGGCAAGACGGTCAGTACGATCGTCGCGAATTCGATCGGTCGGCCGATCTTCCAAAAAATGA